In Thermococcus sp. JdF3, a genomic segment contains:
- the thiI gene encoding tRNA uracil 4-sulfurtransferase ThiI has translation MIIVRYGEVGIKGGKRREFERKLRDNVLAALRRKGIEGRAKIIRGRILVDAPDEAAQIIAKVPGVVSVSPAMEMDYEEIPAYLTDALKGLNPKSFRVETQRLDKTFLKTSMEINREIGAFIVENFGWKVDLKNPELVVGIEIIAGKAYVFLEKLRGVGGLPVGTQGKVVVLLSGGIDSPVAAFLMLKRGAGVIAVHFDQGLNARNVVEKVVDILEDYSPEPIELIVENHFEILKPYVKALIEAGKGEWTCVVCKVAMLRRAAEIAAEKGALGIVTGDSLGQVASQTLSNLYFETMSVRFPVHRPLLGMDKEEIVAIARRIGTYQAFLEYPYCDCPFRPDRVVTSGKLEEFQHVLEVLEREGLV, from the coding sequence GTGATAATCGTGCGCTACGGCGAAGTTGGCATCAAGGGTGGCAAAAGGAGGGAATTCGAGAGGAAGCTCAGGGACAACGTACTCGCCGCGCTGAGGAGGAAAGGGATAGAGGGGAGGGCGAAGATAATCAGGGGGCGGATACTGGTCGATGCCCCCGACGAGGCGGCCCAGATAATAGCCAAGGTTCCCGGCGTCGTCTCGGTATCTCCAGCGATGGAAATGGACTACGAGGAGATTCCGGCCTACCTGACGGACGCCCTGAAGGGTCTTAACCCGAAGAGCTTCAGGGTGGAAACCCAGAGGCTCGATAAAACCTTCCTCAAGACATCAATGGAGATAAACCGCGAGATCGGAGCCTTTATTGTCGAGAACTTCGGCTGGAAGGTGGACCTTAAGAACCCCGAGCTCGTCGTCGGGATAGAGATAATAGCCGGAAAGGCCTACGTATTCCTCGAAAAGCTCAGGGGCGTTGGAGGTTTGCCCGTTGGCACTCAGGGAAAGGTCGTCGTTCTGCTGAGCGGGGGCATAGACTCACCGGTTGCCGCTTTCCTCATGCTCAAGAGAGGCGCGGGAGTCATTGCGGTGCACTTTGACCAGGGGCTGAACGCGAGAAACGTTGTCGAGAAGGTCGTTGATATACTTGAGGATTACTCCCCGGAGCCGATAGAGCTGATAGTGGAGAACCACTTTGAGATTCTGAAGCCCTACGTGAAGGCCCTCATCGAGGCGGGAAAGGGGGAGTGGACGTGCGTTGTCTGCAAGGTGGCGATGCTGAGAAGGGCAGCGGAGATAGCGGCGGAAAAGGGCGCACTCGGGATAGTGACCGGGGACAGCCTCGGGCAGGTGGCCTCGCAGACCCTCTCGAACCTGTATTTCGAGACGATGAGCGTGCGCTTCCCGGTTCACAGGCCCCTCCTCGGCATGGACAAGGAGGAGATAGTGGCGATAGCCAGGAGGATAGGTACTTATCAGGCGTTCCTTGAGTACCCCTACTGCGACTGCCCGTTCCGGCCGGACAGGGTCGTCACAAGCGGGAAGCTTGAGGAGTTTCAGCACGTGCTGGAGGTGCTGGAGCGGGAAGGGCTGGTATGA
- a CDS encoding ThiF family adenylyltransferase, whose protein sequence is MVGVTMDFSRHFPIIGIEGQRKLSESTVAVVGAGALGSWEVYFLHKLGVGRIVVIDRDFVDESDLPRTVYTTEDVGKPKVEVLKEKFGVTGHFEDLNPGTVSLLDEADLIIDGTDNIYTRQVINDYAVKNNKPWIYVGVLATYGNIMPVIPGKTACFRCLMPKLPERPLPTCAIAGIMSYVPSFAASLAVALAAKILLGEEVESELFFFDLRSMDFEKVKIPRREDCPACVRKELTFLEKRIKVERMCDGSIQVTPPVPMSINLDEFAERLEKLGIEYLKTSQFIQFEDDYAEILVFKTGRMVIRGAEDEKEAKNFFARYLGG, encoded by the coding sequence ATGGTAGGGGTGACGATGGACTTTTCGAGGCACTTCCCGATCATAGGAATCGAGGGCCAGAGGAAGCTGAGCGAGAGCACTGTTGCAGTAGTGGGGGCGGGTGCACTGGGCAGCTGGGAGGTTTACTTCCTCCACAAGCTCGGCGTGGGAAGGATAGTTGTCATTGACAGGGACTTCGTGGACGAGAGCGACCTCCCGAGGACTGTATACACCACGGAGGACGTCGGAAAGCCGAAGGTCGAGGTGCTAAAGGAGAAGTTCGGGGTCACCGGCCACTTCGAAGACCTGAACCCCGGAACGGTAAGCCTGCTTGACGAGGCGGACCTCATAATCGACGGGACCGACAACATCTATACCCGCCAGGTGATAAACGACTACGCAGTCAAAAACAACAAGCCGTGGATTTACGTGGGCGTTCTGGCAACCTACGGCAACATAATGCCGGTAATCCCCGGAAAAACCGCCTGCTTCCGCTGCCTGATGCCCAAGCTCCCGGAGAGGCCCCTTCCGACCTGCGCGATAGCCGGTATAATGAGCTACGTACCGAGCTTTGCGGCATCTCTGGCCGTCGCACTGGCAGCGAAGATACTCCTCGGCGAGGAGGTCGAGAGCGAGCTGTTCTTCTTCGACCTCAGGAGTATGGACTTTGAGAAGGTCAAGATACCGAGGAGGGAAGACTGCCCCGCCTGCGTGAGGAAAGAGCTCACCTTCCTTGAAAAGCGGATAAAGGTCGAGCGTATGTGCGACGGTTCAATACAGGTAACGCCGCCCGTGCCTATGAGCATCAACCTTGACGAGTTTGCGGAGCGGCTTGAGAAGCTCGGCATCGAGTACCTGAAGACGAGCCAGTTCATTCAGTTCGAGGACGACTACGCCGAGATACTGGTGTTCAAGACCGGCAGGATGGTAATCCGCGGTGCCGAAGACGAGAAGGAAGCCAAGAACTTCTTTGCCCGCTATCTGGGTGGTTGA
- a CDS encoding nitroreductase family protein: MEFFEVLRKRRSVRRFQERPVPRKLVDKLLEAAFLSPSSFNRRPWHFIVVDEREKLLALSKAKLGASGLATAPVAIVVTADESRSDVWVEDASIAAEHIQLAAFDLGLGAFWVQIRNRMHDENRTAEEYVRELLGIPENYRVLCIIGVGYPAEKKPPHGDEVFEWDKVSLNRFGEPWK; the protein is encoded by the coding sequence ATGGAGTTCTTCGAGGTTCTCAGAAAAAGGAGGAGCGTGAGGCGCTTCCAGGAGAGGCCAGTTCCCCGCAAACTTGTGGACAAGCTCCTTGAGGCGGCTTTTCTGTCACCGAGTTCTTTCAACAGGAGGCCGTGGCACTTCATCGTGGTTGATGAAAGGGAAAAGCTCCTGGCGCTTTCAAAGGCAAAGCTCGGCGCCTCCGGTCTGGCAACGGCACCAGTGGCAATAGTCGTTACCGCCGACGAAAGCAGAAGCGACGTCTGGGTGGAGGACGCAAGCATAGCAGCTGAACACATACAGCTGGCGGCGTTCGACCTCGGCCTGGGAGCCTTCTGGGTGCAGATAAGGAACAGAATGCACGATGAGAATAGGACCGCGGAGGAATACGTGAGAGAGCTCCTTGGAATTCCCGAGAACTACCGCGTCCTCTGCATCATAGGGGTTGGCTATCCCGCGGAGAAAAAGCCTCCCCACGGCGATGAGGTTTTCGAGTGGGACAAGGTAAGCCTCAACCGCTTTGGCGAACCCTGGAAGTGA
- a CDS encoding cytochrome c biogenesis protein, with protein sequence MRRALLMLVVLSLFIPLASAGTVKYGNLSFHDVTTEKELQELVSSNDGEYFFVFYHSESCPACQYMKTNVFPTATAEKALSGFLLVSVDVYKGRSITTLRYRIYDPVIVIQPENAGYYKPKTPGEEISVGVPGTPTMVVFKTVNGTMVLKGVAVGALNPDGLAYFLEKATEGEETQTAIQSDDQKPPSAQDVSETANGGSNLSLAVLLPIFSAGIVSVFSPCVLPVIVGTLSLTFARRKVEAIIAGMVASFALLGALVGSLGSYASQIQGALYLIGGIGFVIIGASFMSERFSARLERFLSFSPADRVSGKRGLAYDFALGSALGATWLGCIAPYVGFAVITAALSGDTLSGIIVMGTYGLGMGLTVYLLTASKDLGEWVNRKVLSNRLSLKRGAKAKWEIVLGAMLILLGLLMLTELTPLKLWSSLFESLSQL encoded by the coding sequence GTGCGCAGGGCGCTTTTGATGCTCGTGGTTCTATCGCTCTTCATACCACTGGCCAGCGCGGGAACCGTCAAATACGGGAACCTGTCGTTTCATGACGTCACAACCGAGAAGGAACTCCAGGAGCTGGTCTCCTCGAACGATGGGGAGTATTTCTTCGTCTTCTACCACTCCGAGAGCTGTCCCGCCTGCCAGTACATGAAGACGAACGTCTTTCCAACGGCCACCGCCGAAAAAGCCCTCAGCGGATTCCTCCTCGTCTCGGTGGACGTCTACAAAGGCCGCTCAATAACGACGCTCCGATACAGAATCTATGATCCGGTGATAGTCATCCAGCCGGAGAACGCGGGCTACTACAAACCCAAAACCCCCGGGGAAGAGATAAGCGTCGGCGTCCCGGGAACGCCAACCATGGTTGTTTTCAAGACCGTTAACGGGACGATGGTTCTGAAGGGAGTGGCCGTGGGCGCTCTGAACCCGGATGGCTTGGCGTACTTCCTGGAGAAGGCAACGGAAGGGGAAGAAACCCAAACTGCTATCCAGTCCGATGACCAAAAGCCTCCGAGTGCCCAAGATGTTTCAGAAACCGCGAACGGAGGAAGCAACCTCAGCCTGGCCGTTCTCCTGCCGATATTCTCCGCGGGGATCGTCAGCGTGTTCTCTCCCTGCGTCCTCCCGGTAATAGTCGGAACCCTCTCCCTGACCTTCGCAAGGAGGAAGGTCGAGGCGATAATAGCTGGAATGGTGGCCTCTTTCGCCCTGCTCGGGGCGCTCGTTGGAAGCCTCGGCTCCTACGCCTCCCAGATACAGGGGGCGCTCTACCTCATCGGCGGAATCGGCTTTGTGATAATCGGCGCGAGCTTCATGAGTGAACGCTTTAGTGCGAGGCTCGAAAGGTTCCTAAGCTTCTCTCCGGCCGACAGGGTATCTGGAAAAAGGGGCCTGGCCTACGACTTCGCCCTCGGCTCTGCTCTGGGAGCGACGTGGCTCGGCTGCATAGCGCCATACGTCGGCTTCGCGGTGATAACCGCTGCCCTGAGCGGGGACACACTGAGCGGGATCATCGTGATGGGCACCTACGGCCTCGGGATGGGGCTGACTGTTTACCTCCTAACGGCATCGAAGGACCTCGGGGAGTGGGTGAACAGAAAAGTCCTCTCGAACCGGCTGTCGCTGAAGAGAGGCGCCAAGGCGAAGTGGGAAATCGTCCTCGGGGCGATGCTCATCTTGCTCGGCCTGCTGATGCTGACCGAGCTTACACCGCTCAAGCTCTGGAGCTCGCTGTTTGAATCGCTCTCACAGCTCTAA
- a CDS encoding DUF302 domain-containing protein, protein MYRCRRKLSLGLEEAEEKFKAKLEEKGYKVVLEFTPSDVVKSKVGVDMEPYRILWVCNPKIFYEMTKEDYEIGSFAPCPVLFYQKNGETYVAINTADDVLEVIKEPLKVVRGIIEEL, encoded by the coding sequence ATGTACAGGTGCAGGAGAAAACTTAGCTTGGGCCTCGAGGAGGCCGAGGAGAAGTTTAAGGCAAAGCTGGAGGAGAAGGGCTACAAGGTTGTTCTTGAGTTTACCCCGAGCGACGTCGTTAAGTCCAAGGTCGGCGTCGATATGGAGCCGTACAGGATTCTCTGGGTCTGCAACCCCAAGATATTCTACGAGATGACGAAGGAGGACTACGAGATAGGCTCCTTTGCACCGTGCCCGGTGCTCTTCTATCAGAAGAACGGCGAAACCTACGTAGCCATAAATACCGCCGACGACGTGCTGGAGGTCATCAAGGAGCCCCTTAAGGTCGTCAGGGGAATCATAGAGGAGCTCTGA
- a CDS encoding peptide-methionine (S)-S-oxide reductase, with product MDPQIRTVSSPTGASSTGRRFSTRTRGRGVWLRSPRGELELLEIFEGPIATEILPARGFYPAEDYHQDCYIAYEGLFK from the coding sequence ATAGACCCACAGATCCGTACGGTCAGTTCGCCGACAGGGGCGAGCAGTACAGGACGGCGATTTTCTACCCGGACGAGGGGCAGAGGGGTTTGGCTGAGGAGTCCAAGAGGAGAGCTTGAGCTTTTGGAAATCTTCGAGGGGCCGATAGCGACGGAGATACTGCCCGCGCGGGGATTTTACCCAGCGGAGGATTACCATCAAGACTGTTACATCGCCTACGAAGGGCTCTTCAAATAA